One Lysinibacillus fusiformis genomic window carries:
- a CDS encoding ABC transporter permease translates to MVEVISKRQVFAWLVPFLLLVLLFFLVPLLYMVITSFSNSEGFTFKHYQSVLTNDYIRQGFKNSITLSAISAVIALIVTLFAVYAVMRFSEPVREKILILTNLTSNFSGIPLAFAFIVLLGNSGLFTLLFEKWEIGALSSFSLYSWSGLLLIYIYFQLPLALMLLYPIYDGIQQQWKEAAALLGASTWQFWVKIGIPVMLPGIVGTFSVLFANAMGAYASAYALTSSNYNLVAIRIGALIKGDIFAQPELASAIAVLLAVTMVMAMLLSEWSIKKTRGKL, encoded by the coding sequence GTGGTCGAAGTGATCTCGAAACGGCAAGTATTTGCCTGGCTCGTCCCTTTCCTATTACTTGTGCTGTTATTCTTTTTAGTGCCATTACTGTATATGGTCATCACGAGCTTTAGTAATAGTGAAGGCTTTACGTTTAAACATTATCAATCTGTCTTAACAAATGACTATATACGACAAGGCTTTAAAAATAGTATTACATTATCAGCGATCTCCGCCGTGATTGCATTGATTGTGACATTGTTTGCAGTCTATGCCGTCATGCGCTTTTCGGAGCCAGTTCGAGAGAAGATTCTAATTTTGACAAACTTAACGTCCAATTTTTCAGGCATTCCATTAGCCTTTGCTTTCATTGTGTTGCTGGGTAACAGTGGGTTATTTACTTTGCTTTTTGAAAAATGGGAGATTGGTGCATTATCGTCATTTTCTCTGTATAGCTGGAGTGGCTTACTACTGATTTATATTTATTTTCAGTTGCCATTAGCGTTGATGTTGTTGTATCCAATTTATGATGGAATACAACAACAATGGAAGGAAGCGGCTGCACTTCTTGGTGCATCTACATGGCAATTTTGGGTGAAAATTGGCATCCCAGTCATGCTACCAGGTATAGTTGGAACATTTAGTGTGTTGTTTGCCAATGCGATGGGCGCATATGCGTCAGCTTATGCATTAACCAGCAGTAATTACAATTTGGTTGCAATACGTATCGGTGCGCTTATTAAGGGAGATATATTTGCCCAGCCAGAACTTGCAAGTGCGATTGCGGTGTTACTAGCCGTAACGATGGTAATGGCGATGCTATTAAGTGAATGGAGCATCAAAAAGACAAGGGGGAAATTATAA
- a CDS encoding ABC transporter permease: MKKRGFADFFFLLFVLYLVLPIVATTLYAFSAKWNKSILPEGLTFKWLATLFQDAQFIEAFGRSVLLSGGAVVVAMLVIVPAIFIIVLYFPKYEKWIQVAVVMVYSFPGVILAVGLIRVYSKVGVPMILVVVGAYVIGILPYIYQGTRNSLRNVDARQLLDAAQLLGASKMQAFMKILLPTVYPGLFAGALLSFSVLFGEFVLINLVVGSRFETVQIYLMKKLSASGHIASAVVFIYLVLMGLLTFVIALLTKRSKGATNI; the protein is encoded by the coding sequence ATGAAAAAGAGAGGCTTTGCTGATTTCTTTTTCCTCCTTTTCGTTTTGTATCTAGTATTACCGATTGTTGCAACGACCCTATACGCCTTTTCTGCTAAATGGAATAAATCGATTTTACCAGAGGGGCTGACGTTCAAGTGGCTTGCAACTTTATTCCAAGATGCACAATTTATCGAAGCGTTTGGACGCTCTGTTTTATTATCAGGGGGAGCGGTAGTAGTAGCAATGTTAGTTATTGTTCCAGCGATATTTATCATTGTTTTGTATTTTCCGAAGTATGAAAAATGGATTCAAGTGGCAGTTGTCATGGTGTATTCCTTCCCAGGGGTTATTTTAGCAGTAGGGTTAATTCGCGTTTATTCCAAAGTAGGTGTACCAATGATCTTAGTTGTGGTGGGTGCCTATGTTATTGGTATTCTGCCATATATTTATCAAGGCACACGCAATAGTCTGCGTAATGTAGACGCAAGGCAACTTTTAGATGCAGCGCAATTACTTGGCGCCTCTAAAATGCAGGCTTTTATGAAAATACTTTTACCAACTGTCTATCCAGGCCTATTTGCGGGTGCATTATTATCATTTTCAGTGCTATTTGGTGAGTTTGTCCTCATTAATTTAGTCGTAGGTTCACGCTTTGAAACTGTGCAAATTTATTTAATGAAAAAACTAAGTGCAAGTGGACACATTGCAAGTGCTGTTGTCTTTATTTATCTCGTTCTTATGGGCTTATTAACGTTTGTTATCGCACTGTTAACAAAACGATCGAAAGGTGCTACAAATATATGA
- a CDS encoding ABC transporter ATP-binding protein produces the protein MSYIVIEGLHKKYGHSTVLSNINMRIEQGEFITLLGPSGCGKSTILRIVAGLTDASAGCIKIEGKDMHGIQPKDRQVGMVFQSYALFPNMTVKENIAFGLHMQKVNNAEIEQRVQEMLAIVHLTEKANAFPKELSGGQQQRVALARALIVRPKVLLLDEPLSALDAQIRKKLQEDLRAIQRKLDMTMILVTHDQEEAMAVSDKIFVMSNGEIAQSGTPTAIYTKPESEFIANFIGHYNVFTRQVLEKMIGRTLPGDGLKFAIRPEAIHAQAMEGDVRLSGVVKQSLITGNVIRTTFEGECMFTTEQLHQRGQMFEVGKKYECYVAKEDVIALS, from the coding sequence ATGAGCTATATTGTCATTGAAGGGCTTCATAAAAAGTATGGCCATTCAACAGTTTTATCCAATATTAATATGAGGATTGAACAAGGGGAATTTATTACTCTTTTAGGGCCAAGTGGCTGTGGGAAAAGTACGATTTTACGCATTGTAGCGGGTTTAACAGATGCATCTGCGGGTTGTATTAAAATTGAAGGAAAAGACATGCATGGTATTCAGCCGAAAGACCGCCAAGTCGGGATGGTTTTTCAATCGTACGCGCTATTTCCGAATATGACCGTCAAAGAAAATATAGCGTTCGGTTTGCACATGCAAAAAGTGAATAATGCTGAAATTGAACAACGTGTGCAAGAGATGCTGGCCATTGTCCATTTAACGGAAAAAGCAAATGCCTTTCCAAAAGAATTGTCTGGCGGACAGCAGCAACGAGTTGCTTTGGCACGAGCTTTAATTGTGCGTCCAAAGGTATTGCTTTTAGATGAACCACTTAGCGCACTAGATGCACAAATCCGTAAAAAATTGCAAGAAGATTTACGAGCAATTCAACGAAAACTTGATATGACGATGATTTTAGTGACACATGACCAGGAGGAGGCAATGGCTGTTTCTGACAAAATATTTGTCATGAGTAATGGGGAAATTGCGCAGAGTGGAACACCAACTGCCATTTATACAAAACCGGAAAGTGAATTTATTGCTAATTTTATTGGGCATTATAATGTCTTTACACGCCAAGTGCTTGAGAAAATGATTGGTCGCACCTTGCCGGGAGATGGTTTGAAATTTGCTATTCGTCCAGAGGCCATTCATGCACAAGCAATGGAAGGGGACGTTCGTCTATCGGGCGTAGTGAAGCAGTCGTTAATTACTGGCAATGTCATTCGAACAACCTTTGAGGGTGAATGCATGTTTACAACGGAGCAATTACATCAACGAGGACAAATGTTTGAAGTGGGCAAAAAATATGAGTGCTATGTGGCAAAGGAAGATGTGATTGCTTTATCATGA
- a CDS encoding DeoR/GlpR family DNA-binding transcription regulator produces MTYAKIERFDYILRQLKVDGKIIVVNIAEALQVAPETIRRDLDELEEQHLVTRVHGGAVQYTSVRTEPAFLRKLQMQKEAKCNIARLAARRICDGDTIAIDTGTTTVHIADYLMAIEDITVVTNSIAAAAQFNLAIEERRMTGKVILLGGTTNPRQSSVTGAMTLEWLGNMNFDKAFLSCGSIKDGTVYDYDLDESLISKRMLENSKTTILLTDATKINGQSFYQICHLADCTEIICEVACPEGWQAYEEMWTIVNGGES; encoded by the coding sequence ATGACGTATGCAAAAATTGAACGATTTGATTATATTTTGAGGCAACTAAAAGTGGATGGGAAAATAATTGTCGTGAACATTGCAGAGGCACTTCAAGTAGCGCCAGAAACCATTCGTCGGGATTTGGATGAGCTAGAGGAACAGCATTTAGTAACGCGGGTGCATGGAGGAGCAGTGCAATATACGAGCGTCAGAACAGAACCGGCGTTTTTACGTAAGCTTCAAATGCAAAAAGAGGCGAAGTGTAACATAGCTCGTCTAGCTGCGAGGCGTATATGTGATGGGGATACGATTGCTATTGATACGGGCACAACGACTGTACATATTGCAGATTATTTAATGGCGATTGAAGATATTACCGTCGTCACAAATTCCATAGCTGCTGCTGCGCAATTCAATCTTGCTATTGAAGAGAGACGTATGACGGGCAAAGTGATTTTGCTTGGTGGGACGACCAATCCAAGACAATCCTCTGTCACAGGTGCCATGACATTGGAGTGGTTGGGCAATATGAATTTTGACAAAGCCTTTTTATCTTGTGGCAGCATTAAGGATGGTACTGTCTATGATTATGATCTGGATGAATCGCTCATTTCAAAAAGGATGCTTGAAAATAGCAAAACGACCATTTTATTAACCGATGCTACAAAAATCAATGGTCAATCATTTTATCAAATTTGTCACTTGGCTGATTGTACAGAAATAATTTGTGAGGTGGCATGCCCAGAAGGATGGCAAGCATACGAAGAAATGTGGACGATAGTTAATGGAGGGGAAAGCTGA
- a CDS encoding histidinol phosphate phosphatase domain-containing protein, translated as MTIDYHVHVEEGPYSFRWLARTSQALAFFDEADSPSQGSKYSIERQVQALSQRLQKGCYSEDWLDLYLHQAKQLGLREVGIVDHLYRFKETRAYFERYMQLDESAEIGNMQRFWLDSVMTERMGDFVSAITNAKEKWQGQGIALKLGIEADYFVGGEEELASLLQGYPWDYVIGSVHFVEGWGFDNPQTQYIFEKMDAEALREKYAQFFSTVEKMIHSRMFDFVAHLDNFKVFNYQIKDVAFLYSWYVQIADALVTTRTATEINAGLYYRYPVKEMCPGSRFLQVLVEQGVEFTVSSDAHFPDDIGKYTFANTDVLKGLGVHSILGFDERKKKYIEL; from the coding sequence ATGACAATTGATTATCATGTGCATGTAGAGGAAGGACCTTATTCATTTCGTTGGTTAGCACGTACTTCTCAGGCCTTGGCATTTTTTGATGAAGCTGACAGCCCTTCGCAGGGATCGAAATATTCTATCGAGAGGCAAGTACAGGCCTTATCACAGCGTTTGCAAAAGGGTTGTTACAGCGAAGACTGGCTCGATCTATATTTGCATCAGGCAAAGCAATTAGGGTTACGAGAAGTTGGTATTGTCGACCACTTGTATCGATTTAAAGAGACGCGTGCTTATTTTGAACGCTATATGCAATTGGATGAAAGTGCGGAAATTGGTAACATGCAACGTTTCTGGCTAGATAGTGTCATGACAGAACGGATGGGTGATTTTGTATCAGCCATTACCAATGCAAAGGAAAAATGGCAGGGGCAGGGCATAGCATTGAAACTTGGCATAGAGGCGGATTATTTTGTAGGTGGTGAGGAAGAACTAGCGTCATTACTACAAGGGTACCCATGGGATTATGTAATTGGTTCTGTGCACTTTGTGGAAGGCTGGGGCTTTGATAATCCGCAAACGCAGTATATATTCGAGAAAATGGATGCAGAGGCATTGCGGGAGAAGTATGCACAATTTTTTTCTACGGTAGAGAAGATGATACACTCGAGGATGTTTGATTTTGTGGCGCATTTAGATAATTTTAAAGTCTTTAACTATCAAATAAAAGATGTGGCTTTTTTATATTCATGGTATGTGCAAATTGCTGATGCGCTTGTCACAACACGAACAGCTACGGAAATTAATGCAGGGTTATATTATCGCTATCCCGTGAAGGAAATGTGCCCAGGTTCTCGTTTCTTACAAGTGTTGGTGGAACAGGGTGTAGAGTTTACAGTTTCCTCAGATGCCCATTTCCCTGATGATATAGGGAAGTATACCTTTGCCAATACAGATGTGCTAAAGGGTCTTGGTGTACACTCCATACTAGGGTTTGATGAGCGTAAAAAGAAATATATAGAACTATAA
- the miaB gene encoding tRNA (N6-isopentenyl adenosine(37)-C2)-methylthiotransferase MiaB, whose amino-acid sequence MNEEQRLASQQVNQPKKEDKPEKDYSQYFEKVFTAPSLKDAKKRGKEEIKYHKDFNIAEEFAGMGEGRTFYIRTYGCQMNEHDTEVMAGIFMQLGYTATEMIEEADVVLLNTCAIRENAENKVFGELGFLLKYKRKNPEMLIGVCGCMSQEESVVNKILKTYPHVDMVFGTHNIHRLPNILKEAYMSKELVIEVWSKEGDVIENLPKKRLGSIKAWVNIMYGCDKFCTYCIVPYTRGKERSRRPEEIIAEVRELAASGYKEIMLLGQNVNAYGKDFEDIEYRLGDLMDELRKIDIPRIRFTTSHPRDFDDHLIEVLAKGGNLVEHIHLPVQSGSNEVLKIMARKYTREHFLGLVDRIKAAIPGVTLTTDIIVGYPNETEEQFEETLSLYREVGFDMAFTYIYSPREGTPAAKMIDNVPEDVKKQRLHRLNAVVQEYSRKALEGLEGEIVEVLVEGTSKRREDVLAGYTRKNRLVNVKAPAELIGQLVKVKIIEATSYSLRGEFVEVVKNEKVEA is encoded by the coding sequence ATGAATGAGGAACAACGATTAGCCAGTCAACAAGTCAATCAACCGAAAAAAGAAGACAAGCCTGAAAAGGATTATAGTCAATATTTTGAAAAGGTCTTTACAGCACCTTCATTAAAAGATGCTAAAAAACGTGGGAAAGAAGAAATTAAGTACCACAAGGATTTTAATATTGCAGAAGAGTTTGCAGGCATGGGCGAGGGGCGTACGTTTTATATTCGTACATATGGCTGCCAAATGAATGAGCACGATACTGAAGTTATGGCCGGGATATTTATGCAACTTGGCTATACAGCAACAGAAATGATTGAGGAAGCAGATGTTGTGTTGCTAAATACATGCGCAATTCGTGAAAATGCGGAGAACAAAGTATTTGGCGAACTTGGTTTCCTGTTAAAATATAAACGTAAAAATCCAGAAATGCTCATCGGTGTATGTGGCTGTATGTCACAGGAAGAGTCTGTGGTAAACAAAATATTAAAAACGTATCCACACGTCGATATGGTATTCGGAACACATAATATTCACCGACTGCCGAATATTTTAAAAGAAGCCTATATGTCGAAGGAATTGGTCATTGAAGTTTGGTCAAAAGAGGGTGACGTTATTGAAAACCTGCCTAAAAAACGTCTTGGTTCCATTAAGGCTTGGGTCAATATTATGTACGGCTGTGATAAGTTTTGTACGTATTGTATCGTACCGTATACGCGTGGTAAGGAACGTAGTCGCCGACCGGAGGAAATCATTGCCGAAGTGCGAGAGCTAGCGGCTTCGGGCTATAAAGAAATCATGCTACTTGGACAGAATGTCAATGCGTACGGCAAAGATTTTGAGGACATTGAATACCGACTGGGTGATTTAATGGATGAATTAAGAAAAATCGATATTCCGCGTATTCGTTTTACAACGAGTCACCCACGCGACTTTGATGATCATTTAATTGAGGTACTTGCAAAGGGTGGAAACCTCGTTGAGCATATTCATTTGCCAGTGCAATCAGGTTCAAATGAAGTATTAAAAATAATGGCCCGCAAATATACACGGGAACATTTCCTTGGCTTGGTGGATAGAATTAAAGCGGCTATCCCAGGGGTAACATTGACAACTGATATTATTGTTGGTTATCCAAACGAAACAGAGGAGCAATTCGAAGAGACGCTGTCTTTATATCGTGAAGTCGGCTTCGACATGGCGTTTACGTATATTTATTCTCCTCGTGAGGGTACGCCAGCAGCGAAGATGATTGATAATGTTCCAGAAGATGTGAAAAAACAACGTCTTCATCGTTTAAATGCGGTTGTACAAGAGTATTCTAGAAAAGCTTTGGAAGGTTTAGAAGGCGAGATTGTTGAAGTGTTAGTTGAGGGGACGAGTAAACGTCGTGAAGATGTCCTTGCAGGTTACACACGTAAAAATCGCCTCGTGAATGTTAAAGCGCCCGCAGAGCTTATTGGTCAGCTAGTGAAAGTGAAAATAATCGAAGCTACTTCTTATTCATTACGTGGTGAATTTGTGGAAGTAGTAAAAAATGAAAAGGTGGAAGCGTAA
- a CDS encoding RicAFT regulatory complex protein RicA family protein, whose amino-acid sequence MTEVLYTKEDLIKKSHEIAHMIANTPEVEFFKKAEAQINENQLVRERIASLKSLQKQAVNFQHLGKEKALKMIEDKIAKIEEEINAIPVVQQFKDSQVDVNDLLQLVSNTIANNVTNEIIRSTGGDLLRGETGSYVANTQPGSCS is encoded by the coding sequence ATGACAGAAGTATTATATACAAAAGAAGATTTAATTAAGAAATCACATGAAATCGCACACATGATTGCCAATACACCAGAAGTTGAGTTTTTCAAAAAGGCAGAAGCACAAATTAATGAAAATCAACTTGTGCGTGAACGTATTGCTAGTTTAAAGAGCTTGCAAAAACAAGCAGTAAACTTCCAACACTTAGGTAAAGAAAAAGCGCTGAAAATGATTGAAGATAAAATCGCGAAAATCGAAGAAGAAATTAATGCAATCCCAGTTGTTCAACAATTTAAAGATTCACAAGTGGATGTGAATGATTTATTACAATTAGTGTCAAACACAATTGCTAACAATGTAACGAATGAAATTATTCGCTCAACAGGTGGCGATTTACTACGTGGTGAAACAGGCTCATACGTAGCAAATACACAACCTGGTAGCTGCTCATAA
- the cotE gene encoding outer spore coat protein CotE — MFTQWALPAYDGVKRVEGGIALKRLRQIVTKAVVAKGKKRTEDRVTLCPTNKPTSILGCWVINHTCTAKRVGKFVEVSGKFDVNVWYAYSNHSKTAVFSETVHYKDKVKLHYRDGEVSVSDDVRVRVIQEPNCMEAVISPCGAKFEIVVEREIVVEVMGEMTICISVHPLDFEEEWSLNDESSSSSSSSSSSSSSSSSSSSSEGRYVLESSSFPDERPR, encoded by the coding sequence ATGTTCACCCAATGGGCGCTACCTGCATATGATGGAGTGAAAAGAGTCGAAGGAGGAATTGCGCTGAAACGTTTACGACAAATCGTGACGAAAGCAGTAGTTGCCAAGGGGAAGAAGAGAACGGAAGATCGTGTTACATTATGTCCAACAAATAAACCGACGAGTATTCTTGGTTGCTGGGTAATCAATCATACTTGCACAGCAAAAAGAGTCGGTAAATTTGTAGAAGTATCAGGTAAATTTGATGTCAATGTATGGTATGCCTATAGTAATCATTCGAAAACAGCTGTGTTTTCAGAAACGGTTCACTATAAAGACAAAGTAAAGCTACATTACAGAGACGGTGAAGTTAGTGTTAGTGATGATGTACGTGTTCGTGTGATCCAAGAACCAAATTGCATGGAAGCGGTAATTTCTCCATGTGGAGCGAAATTTGAAATAGTAGTCGAACGAGAAATTGTCGTAGAAGTAATGGGTGAAATGACAATTTGTATTAGTGTGCATCCTCTAGATTTCGAAGAAGAATGGAGTTTAAATGATGAAAGTTCATCCTCATCTTCATCTAGCTCCAGTTCAAGTTCAAGTTCGTCGTCTAGCTCAAGCAGTGAAGGAAGGTATGTTTTAGAGTCCTCATCGTTTCCTGATGAGCGTCCAAGATAA
- the mutS gene encoding DNA mismatch repair protein MutS, with protein sequence MTTYTPMMQQYLQVKEDYKDAFLFFRLGDFYEMFFEDAVNASQILEITLTSRDAGAKDRIPMCGVPHHSAKNYIETLVQKGYKVAICEQTEDPKQAKGVVRREVVQLITPGTIMEGKALDGKTNHFIGAAEQLDATTFGYAYLDLSTGEATASSIEGDGKALLMQMQAYGIRELVVTESLQLLLAEHAVNLGIVLSVEVDEMALDKVMNYVDAVPAQLQVACFRLLAYIDKTQMRSLSHIQMFTFNEMKNYLRIDSSSKRNLELIQSIRGGDQKGTLLWLLDDTVTAMGGRKLKQWIHQPLATRSAIESRLEIVTDLLEEYFVRTELQTALKQVYDLERLAGRVAFGNVGGRDLAQLRDSLRQVPMIMQQLLESSKDTLQDLGNALDICADVETLLARAITDNPPITIKEGDVIRDGYNDRLDELRYASRNGKDWIAQLEQEERAKTGIKNLKIGYNRIFGYYIEITKSNIHLADLARYERKQTLANAERYITQELKEKEALILNAEEESLTLEYNLFVEIREELKAFIPRVQALAASISELDVLVSFASVSEKYRFTKPAFHAGRSLEILEGRHPVVEKMLNKQMYVPNDCVLEENHNMMLITGPNMSGKSTYMRQVALIVVMAQMGCYVPAEKARLPITDQIFTRIGAADDLAAGQSTFMVEMLESQHAIVHATKNSLMLFDEIGRGTSTYDGMSLAQSMMEYIHDKIGANTLFSTHYHELTALEKELPRLQNVHVSATEKNGTVVFLHKVKNGAADKSYGIHVAQLAQLPEEILTRAQVLLEKFEAGKEAAAPQVVAEQPVQMSLFTEGEPVSPAETEVLKSLEKVNILGTSPMQAMNILYELQQQLVNAKK encoded by the coding sequence ATGACAACTTATACACCAATGATGCAACAATATTTGCAGGTAAAAGAAGATTACAAGGATGCCTTTTTATTTTTTAGATTAGGTGACTTCTACGAGATGTTTTTTGAAGACGCAGTGAACGCCTCACAAATTTTAGAAATTACATTAACAAGTCGAGATGCAGGCGCGAAGGACCGTATTCCAATGTGCGGTGTGCCTCATCATTCGGCTAAAAATTATATTGAAACACTCGTACAAAAAGGTTATAAGGTCGCAATTTGTGAGCAAACGGAAGATCCCAAACAAGCAAAGGGCGTAGTCAGACGTGAAGTGGTACAGCTTATCACACCAGGGACAATTATGGAAGGTAAGGCCCTAGATGGTAAAACAAATCATTTTATTGGTGCAGCGGAGCAATTAGATGCTACTACCTTTGGCTATGCCTATTTAGACTTATCGACGGGTGAAGCAACAGCATCATCTATTGAAGGCGATGGGAAGGCACTATTAATGCAAATGCAGGCATATGGTATTCGAGAGCTTGTTGTAACAGAGAGTCTACAACTTTTATTGGCAGAGCATGCTGTGAATTTAGGAATTGTCTTGTCTGTTGAAGTAGATGAAATGGCATTGGACAAGGTTATGAACTACGTAGATGCAGTACCAGCACAATTACAAGTGGCTTGCTTCCGTTTACTTGCCTATATTGACAAAACACAAATGCGCTCATTATCGCATATTCAAATGTTCACATTTAATGAAATGAAAAATTATTTACGTATTGATTCGAGCTCAAAACGTAATTTAGAGCTGATACAATCGATTCGTGGTGGCGATCAAAAGGGTACATTGCTCTGGTTATTAGATGATACGGTTACAGCAATGGGGGGACGTAAGTTAAAACAATGGATACATCAACCCCTTGCTACACGTTCTGCAATTGAGTCAAGACTTGAAATTGTCACTGATTTATTAGAAGAATATTTTGTGAGAACAGAATTACAAACTGCTCTTAAACAAGTATATGATTTAGAACGTTTGGCGGGTCGAGTGGCATTTGGCAATGTGGGGGGGCGTGATTTGGCACAGCTCCGTGATTCACTACGTCAAGTACCGATGATAATGCAACAACTTTTAGAATCAAGCAAAGACACACTGCAAGATTTAGGAAATGCACTTGATATATGTGCAGACGTCGAGACGTTACTGGCACGTGCTATTACAGATAATCCACCAATTACTATTAAAGAAGGCGATGTCATTCGTGATGGTTACAATGATCGTTTAGATGAACTACGCTACGCATCCCGAAATGGCAAGGACTGGATTGCACAGTTGGAGCAAGAAGAACGTGCAAAAACGGGTATTAAAAACTTGAAAATTGGTTATAACCGGATTTTTGGCTATTATATTGAAATTACAAAATCAAATATTCATTTAGCAGATTTAGCGCGCTATGAACGGAAGCAAACGCTGGCCAACGCTGAGCGCTATATTACGCAAGAGCTGAAGGAAAAAGAAGCACTGATATTAAATGCTGAGGAAGAAAGTTTGACGCTAGAATATAATTTATTCGTGGAAATTCGTGAAGAGTTAAAGGCCTTTATTCCACGTGTACAAGCTTTAGCGGCCAGTATTAGTGAGTTAGATGTCCTCGTTAGCTTTGCGAGCGTGTCAGAGAAATATCGCTTTACGAAGCCGGCGTTTCATGCAGGGCGTTCGCTGGAGATCCTTGAAGGACGTCACCCTGTTGTTGAAAAAATGTTGAATAAGCAAATGTATGTACCAAATGATTGTGTGCTCGAAGAAAATCACAATATGATGCTGATTACTGGACCAAATATGTCTGGTAAAAGTACGTATATGCGTCAGGTAGCACTCATTGTCGTGATGGCGCAAATGGGTTGCTATGTGCCAGCCGAAAAAGCAAGATTGCCTATCACCGATCAAATCTTCACACGTATTGGCGCAGCAGATGATTTAGCAGCAGGTCAATCAACATTTATGGTGGAAATGTTGGAATCACAGCATGCTATCGTGCATGCGACTAAAAATAGCCTTATGCTGTTTGATGAAATCGGTCGTGGGACTTCCACGTATGATGGGATGAGTCTTGCGCAATCGATGATGGAATATATTCACGATAAAATCGGGGCAAATACACTATTTTCAACGCACTATCATGAGTTAACGGCACTTGAAAAGGAGCTTCCTCGTCTGCAAAATGTTCACGTATCTGCCACTGAAAAAAATGGCACGGTTGTCTTTTTACATAAAGTGAAAAATGGAGCTGCCGATAAATCATACGGGATTCACGTGGCACAGCTTGCGCAATTGCCAGAGGAAATTTTAACAAGAGCACAAGTATTGCTCGAAAAATTTGAGGCAGGCAAAGAGGCAGCGGCGCCACAAGTGGTTGCAGAACAGCCAGTGCAGATGTCGTTATTTACTGAAGGAGAGCCTGTTTCACCGGCTGAAACAGAGGTTTTAAAAAGTCTGGAGAAGGTTAATATTCTAGGTACTTCACCGATGCAGGCGATGAATATTTTATATGAATTACAGCAGCAATTAGTCAACGCAAAAAAATAA